CGAACTCCTCAAGATGCAGCGATGGGTCAAAGACAATGGCAAGAAGATCGTCATTATCTTTGAAGGACGCGATGCCGCAGGCAAAGGGGGAACCATTCGCCGCTTCATGGAGCACCTGAATCCTCGCGGTGCCCGGGTCGTCGCCTTGGAAAAACCCAACGAACAGGAGCGCGGACAATGGTATTTCCAACGCTACGTGCAGAACCTGCCGACCACAGGAGAGATTACTCTATTCGACCGCTCTTGGTACAATCGCGCCGGAGTAGAGCGCGTGATGGGATTCTGCACAGAAGCGGAGTATCGCGAGTTCATGCGCTCGGTGCCTCAGTTTGAGGAAATGCTCGTTCGCTCCGGGATCATCCTCATCAAATATTGGTTCTCCGTCTCTCCCGAGGAGCAACGAATTCGATTCCAAGCTCGAGAAACCGACCCTCTCAAGCAATGGAAATTGAGCCCGATTGATCGGGCGTCCCAGGATAAATGGGGCGACTACACCGCTGCCAAGGAAGACATGTTCCGCTATACGGATACGCCAATCGCGCCTTGGACAGTGATCAAATCTGACGACAAAAAGCGCGCCCGGATCAACTGCTTCCACGATCTTCTTTCCCGCATCGATTACACTCAGAAAAACGAAGAAGTCGCTCATCGCCCGGATCCGATGATTGTCAGCAACGCTGCCGACTTTTTCCATCACCCCGAAGATCCGGACGAACTTCCGCAGATCTAGGTATCACAGGCTGGATGCCGGGCGCGCATTGGATTCGCCTTCACAGACTGGCAGCCTGTGCTACTATTGGAACAGACTCTCGCCAGTTGAAAATTCCCACCCTTCGAATTCTCTTGTCCCCCGCGCCAAAACCCATCGATCATTGGCGGTTGTGGACGCGCCAAAAAACTTCATTCCCGAACCCTTCGAGTACCATCAGGAGCTGGAACTCTCCGTCGAGAGCCTGACGAACTTAGGTGTGGGCGTTGCCCGCCAGGATGGCTGGGTGATCATGATTCCCTTTTCCCTGCCCGGTGAGAAAATCCGGGCCCGCGTCTTTCGAAATCGACCCAATTTTTCCGAAGCCGATTTGATTGAAGTCCTCGAGGCATCGCCCAATCGGGTCGATCCCAAGTGCCCTCTCTTCGGAAGCTGTGGCGGCTGCCAGTACCAACAACTCTCCTACCCCGCCCAATTGGAATGGAAGCAGGCACAAGTCCGGGACGCCCTCGAACGCATTGGAGGCATCGAGAACGAAGTTCTCATGCCGATCGGATCTCCCAAGGAATACGGCTACCGCTCCAAAATCACCCCACACTATCAGCGCTGGAGGGACGATGGGGATTTCCCTATCGGTTTCCTGCGCGTGGCCCAAAGGCAACGCATCATCGACGTCCCCCAATGCCCGATCGCCACTCCCGCGATCAACGAGACCCTTCCCGAGCTGCGAGCTCAGGTAAAGAAGACGCCCCCCAAAGGGAAAAAGA
The Puniceicoccus vermicola DNA segment above includes these coding regions:
- the ppk2 gene encoding polyphosphate kinase 2 codes for the protein MSDSKRHRKEIPSSKEHFVNSTFPYSERMGRKAYETRKRVLQVELLKMQRWVKDNGKKIVIIFEGRDAAGKGGTIRRFMEHLNPRGARVVALEKPNEQERGQWYFQRYVQNLPTTGEITLFDRSWYNRAGVERVMGFCTEAEYREFMRSVPQFEEMLVRSGIILIKYWFSVSPEEQRIRFQARETDPLKQWKLSPIDRASQDKWGDYTAAKEDMFRYTDTPIAPWTVIKSDDKKRARINCFHDLLSRIDYTQKNEEVAHRPDPMIVSNAADFFHHPEDPDELPQI